From the genome of Varibaculum prostatecancerukia, one region includes:
- a CDS encoding RNA-binding S4 domain-containing protein gives MADNNSTSLPAIPVRGTIKLGQFLKLANLVEDGAEARVFIQSGDVTVNGEVETRRGSALSPGDIVQINLPNGATGAQVSH, from the coding sequence GTGGCAGATAATAACAGCACGTCTCTACCGGCTATTCCGGTGCGCGGAACCATCAAACTGGGACAGTTCTTAAAGCTGGCGAACTTGGTCGAGGACGGAGCGGAGGCGCGGGTGTTCATCCAATCCGGTGACGTTACCGTCAACGGCGAGGTAGAAACCCGCCGCGGCAGCGCCCTCTCCCCCGGCGATATCGTGCAGATCAACCTCCCGAATGGCGCTACGGGTGCCCAAGTTTCCCATTAA
- the hisD gene encoding histidinol dehydrogenase, translating to MLSITDFRANMPSGLELRQALPRAQMNIEEAAEKIRPVMRDVKDRGAAALRELSEKFDGVRPEHLRVPEQELSQALEQLDPAVREAMELSIEHNRAGHRAQVPSERVTEIMPGGIVKQRWIPVERVGLYVPGGLAVYPSSVIMNVVAAQEAGVSEIAVTSPPQARFGGRVHPTILAACQLLGVKEVYAVGGAQAIAMFAYGASGEEGLDPNPLCQPVDVITGPGNIFVAAAKRLVRAVCGIDAEAGPTEIGVIADSSADPVLVAADMISQAEHDPNAASVLFTDSEELAREVEKEIVPAAQATKHSQRICQALSGPQSGIILVADIASAIEAANAYAPEHLEIHTANANEVAEKIRNAGAIFIGSYTPVPLGDYLAGSNHVLPTGGTGRYEGGLSVMAYLKPVQQVEYQRDALEKMARPLTAFARAEDLPAHEEAVNCRFR from the coding sequence ATGCTCTCAATTACTGATTTTCGCGCAAACATGCCCAGTGGTCTGGAACTACGCCAGGCGCTGCCGCGCGCCCAAATGAACATAGAGGAGGCGGCAGAGAAAATCCGTCCGGTTATGCGGGACGTTAAAGACCGCGGTGCCGCCGCCCTCCGGGAACTTTCCGAAAAGTTCGATGGGGTGCGGCCCGAACATTTGCGAGTTCCAGAGCAAGAACTCTCCCAAGCATTAGAGCAGCTTGATCCCGCAGTTCGCGAAGCGATGGAGCTATCTATCGAACATAACCGCGCCGGTCACCGCGCACAGGTGCCTAGCGAGCGGGTAACCGAGATAATGCCCGGGGGCATCGTTAAACAGCGTTGGATTCCAGTAGAGCGAGTGGGTCTTTACGTTCCTGGAGGCTTGGCCGTCTATCCGTCCTCGGTAATTATGAACGTGGTGGCCGCTCAAGAAGCCGGCGTCAGCGAGATCGCAGTTACCTCCCCGCCACAAGCCCGTTTTGGAGGCCGGGTCCACCCCACGATTTTGGCTGCTTGCCAGTTGCTGGGGGTTAAAGAAGTTTACGCGGTAGGCGGGGCGCAAGCGATTGCCATGTTTGCCTATGGGGCTAGCGGGGAAGAGGGGTTAGACCCCAATCCGCTCTGCCAGCCAGTAGATGTAATCACCGGTCCCGGTAATATTTTCGTGGCCGCCGCTAAACGTCTGGTACGGGCGGTTTGCGGAATCGATGCCGAGGCTGGTCCCACCGAGATTGGGGTTATTGCAGACAGCAGCGCCGACCCTGTCCTGGTGGCTGCGGATATGATTTCTCAGGCCGAACATGATCCTAACGCCGCTTCGGTACTTTTCACCGACTCTGAGGAACTTGCACGCGAAGTCGAAAAGGAAATCGTTCCGGCCGCGCAGGCTACCAAACACTCCCAGCGGATTTGCCAGGCACTAAGTGGTCCTCAATCTGGAATCATCCTGGTGGCTGATATAGCTAGCGCCATCGAGGCCGCTAATGCCTACGCGCCTGAACACTTAGAGATTCACACCGCCAACGCCAATGAAGTTGCAGAGAAAATCCGTAACGCGGGCGCGATTTTCATCGGTTCATACACCCCGGTTCCTCTCGGGGATTACCTGGCAGGCTCTAACCACGTCCTCCCCACTGGAGGAACCGGACGCTATGAGGGCGGACTGTCAGTGATGGCATATCTCAAACCCGTGCAACAGGTCGAGTACCAGCGCGATGCCCTCGAAAAAATGGCGCGTCCGCTCACCGCGTTTGCCCGCGCCGAAGATCTTCCGGCACACGAAGAAGCCGTGAACTGCCGATTTAGATAG